One genomic window of Tachypleus tridentatus isolate NWPU-2018 chromosome 12, ASM421037v1, whole genome shotgun sequence includes the following:
- the LOC143233560 gene encoding microtubule-associated tumor suppressor 1 homolog A-like, whose translation MQLASESNEKAVKILKQQLQDLQKQMESSLHGDTNMKLQRILDEKCYLEKEVESLQTVLEFKVADIHRLRKENLEMQKELDKLPSAKREIEKLKARNEDLRAMLDEKVRTERQLRSESLQLKEVCEREVKSNSQLSMENEELQWRLKQAMERHRNPE comes from the exons ATGCAACTGGCTTCAGAGAGCAATGAGAAAGCTGTAAAGATCTTAAAGCAGCAGCTACAAGACCTACAGAAGCAGATGGAAAGCAGTCTGCATGGAGACACCAACATGAAATTACAG AGGATTCTTGATGAGAAATGTTATCTTGAGAAAGAAGTAGAAAGCCTTCAAACTGTGCTGGAGTTCAAGGTTGCAGACATACATCGCCTTCGTAAAGAAAACCTGGAAATGCAGAAAGag TTAGATAAGTTACCATCTGCAAAACGAGAGATAGAGAAGCTGAAGGCAAGAAATGAAGATTTACGAGCTATGTTGGATGAAAAAGTTCGAACTGAGAG ACAGTTAAGAAGTGAAAGTCTACAACTAAAGGAAGTGTGTGAGAGAGAAGTTAAGTCAAACTCTCAATTATCGATGGAAAATGAAGAACTCCAGTGGAGACTGAAGCAAGCAATGGAG CGTCATCGGAATCCTGAATGA
- the LOC143233561 gene encoding uncharacterized protein LOC143233561 isoform X5, whose amino-acid sequence MTGVDHRTTTLSTTKGIDPLHGMRCGWLDKSSRSSAYIFSSFHPSDLWWVFDCNLILPLPLTLQPQGLLVSCLDSGI is encoded by the exons CGACCCTATCTACCACTAAAGGAATCGATCCACTGCACGGGATGAG ATGTGGATGGCTTGACAAATCAAGTCGTTCCTCAGCGTACATCTTTTCTTCTTTCCATCCCAGTGACCTTTGGTGGGTCTTCGACTGTAATCTCATTCTTCCTCTTCCGCTGACTCTTCAACCTCAGGGACTTCTGGTCTCTTGTTTGGACTCTGGAATCTAA
- the LOC143233561 gene encoding uncharacterized protein LOC143233561 isoform X4 — protein MTGVDHRTKNLQSLLFLLLDYSTSSELLHLHTPDTATLSTTKGIDPLHGMRCGWLDKSSRSSAYIFSSFHPSDLWWVFDCNLILPLPLTLQPQGLLVSCLDSGI, from the exons AAAACTTACAATCCTTACTATTTTTACTGCTGGATTATTCAACATCATCTGAACTGCTACACCTTCATACACCGGATACAGCGACCCTATCTACCACTAAAGGAATCGATCCACTGCACGGGATGAG ATGTGGATGGCTTGACAAATCAAGTCGTTCCTCAGCGTACATCTTTTCTTCTTTCCATCCCAGTGACCTTTGGTGGGTCTTCGACTGTAATCTCATTCTTCCTCTTCCGCTGACTCTTCAACCTCAGGGACTTCTGGTCTCTTGTTTGGACTCTGGAATCTAA